In one window of Miscanthus floridulus cultivar M001 chromosome 12, ASM1932011v1, whole genome shotgun sequence DNA:
- the LOC136498546 gene encoding putative invertase inhibitor, whose protein sequence is MAARLVSVSVPLLLLLFVVLAGSRAALASKTVEQTCAKATSGARRKEQLAPFCVSSLQAAPGSEGADARGLAAIATNLTLVNYTAAVATIKALERRGGWSELSRRALATCRQRYIEALNVVHSAVHALATGKLRDYVSDMGVVRKAATDCEDAFGGAGGNGKSPLRKVDADADNLTVVAMLIVRSLQ, encoded by the coding sequence ATGGCGGCGAGGCTTGTCTCCGTCTCCGTTCCCCTCCTCCTGCTGCTCTTCGTTGTCCTGGCCGGCTCCCGCGCGGCGCTGGCCTCCAAGACCGTGGAGCAGACCTGCGCCAAGGCCACGTCGGGCGCGCGGCGCAAGGAGCAGCTGGCGCCCTTCTGCGTGTCGTCGCTCCAGGCGGCGCCCGGCAGCGAGGGCGCCGACGCGCGCGGCCTGGCCGCCATCGCCACCAACCTGACGCTGGTCAACTACACGGCCGCCGTGGCCACCATCAAGGCGCTGGAGCGGCGCGGGGGCTGGTCCGAGCTGTCGCGGCGCGCGCTGGCCACGTGCCGTCAGCGGTACATCGAGGCGCTCAACGTCGTGCACAGCGCCGTCCACGCGCTGGCCACGGGGAAGCTCCGGGACTACGTGTCCGACATGGGGGTCGTCCGGAAGGCGGCGACCGACTGCGAGGACGCGTTTGGCGGCGCCGGCGGGAACGGCAAGTCGCCGCTGCGGAAGGTGGACGCGGACGCCGACAACCTCACCGTGGTGGCGATGCTCATCGTCAGATCCCTCCAGTAA
- the LOC136497560 gene encoding kinetochore protein SPC24 homolog yields MAAGAGESQEVERLLSYADDLLGVFRVSTDRDGNAQVGAGARRLVSACRSEYDDLELQIKEYQEKIDSCKEKIGRAKVETIADDELNALQSKMEEKLQEEKQLREELRVVHDELDDLDHQRVSIKERTDAVKKKKKDTQKAKRMLSMCMSVTNIVPNLEDQDKVSGKIIDQNRRKIENFEFENTTPPVEICDELWKKI; encoded by the exons atggcggcgggcgcgggcgagaGCCAGGAGGTGGAAAGACTCCTCTCCTACGCCGACGATCTCCTGGGCGTCTTCCGCGTCAGCACCGACCGCGACGGCAACGCGCAGGTCGGCGCCGGAGCGCGGAGGCTGGTGTCCGCCTGCCGATCCGAGTATGACGACCTCGAGCTGCAGATCAAAG AGTATCAGGAAAAAATAGACTCCTGCAAAGAAAAGATTGGCAGAGCAAAAGTTGAAACCATTGCTGACGATGAACTTAATGCACTGCAAAGCAAGATGGAAGAAAAACTGCAGGAAGAGAAGCAGCTTCGCGAAGAGTTAAG AGTGGTACATGATGAGCTTGATGACCTAGACCACCAAAGAGTTTCTATAAAAGAAAGAACGGACGctgtcaagaagaaaaagaaagacacGCAGAAAGCAAA ACGTATGCTTTCCATGTGCATGTCAGTTACAAATATCGTCCCAAATTTGGAAGACCAGGATAAGGTTTCAGGAA AAATTATTGACCAGAACAGGAGGAAGATAGAGAATTTCGAGTTTGAGAACACGACGCCACCAGTTGAGATATGCGACGAGCTCTGGAAGAAGATTTAG